One genomic segment of Pirellulales bacterium includes these proteins:
- a CDS encoding efflux RND transporter periplasmic adaptor subunit, producing the protein MMRLLPDLGGFFESGFHVTCRATVVLLLAALVTRALRRSSAALRHLIWSAAIVGILVMPCLVGIAPLRFHLPEALAPATVERSAMSISDETASLPITAVDARESALRSNAPVKNAPDDAHPRAITSESAPTHPDIRMNWGAVTVMTWFVGALVGLFPLLLGTISLRRLRRNSQPLSGVAADELAQLAKSLVGNRFVAGLLSPERRMPMTWGTLQPVIVFPADFNDWSPERRRLVMLHELAHVRRCDCLFQILAQVMRAWHWFNPLAWWALRQLRLEQEQACDDFVLNHGANAADYATDLLSITASLDDYPWDSAVALAMNRTTRLERRLQSILDQTRNRRPLTKAIVVLSTIVVVGVFLGVAGTRRAVVQAAPLDPPSALAPAQNEATSGPPLKFTTTTPQSKTVTITQPYVGHINSQRHINVRALEKGYLEAISVKEGQFVKKGDLLFKVIPGLHQKKVDVELAELKRARIEYDYNQKLHNDKVVSQNEVDVHKLKLDKAQAQVDLVTARLDFASVKAPFDGLIDRLLFQEGSLVLEGEVLTTMSDNSGVRVYFNVPEARYLDYMQDPHKEVWKIELRLANGTRFPHAGELGAIEADFNNASGNIPFRADFPNPKRLLRHGQAGTILMSRELKDALIIPARATFEVLGKRYVYVIDENNIAHQREITIRSETEDGFVIDKGLATHDRILLEGIRNVHDGEKVSL; encoded by the coding sequence ATGATGCGACTGTTGCCGGATCTGGGCGGCTTTTTCGAATCCGGTTTTCACGTGACGTGTCGCGCAACGGTCGTGCTGCTGCTGGCAGCGCTCGTCACGCGCGCGTTGCGCCGCTCTTCGGCCGCCCTGCGGCATCTGATTTGGTCCGCCGCCATCGTGGGCATACTCGTCATGCCGTGCCTGGTCGGAATCGCGCCGCTCCGTTTTCATCTTCCCGAGGCGCTTGCGCCAGCGACTGTCGAACGATCAGCGATGAGCATTTCCGATGAAACTGCTTCCTTGCCAATCACGGCCGTCGATGCGCGCGAGTCCGCACTTCGCTCTAACGCTCCTGTTAAAAACGCCCCGGACGACGCACATCCTCGGGCCATCACATCCGAATCCGCGCCGACGCATCCCGACATAAGAATGAATTGGGGCGCCGTGACTGTCATGACCTGGTTCGTAGGAGCCTTGGTCGGCCTGTTTCCTCTGCTATTGGGAACAATCAGCCTGCGTCGTCTGCGCCGCAATTCGCAGCCGCTATCGGGCGTCGCGGCGGACGAACTCGCACAACTCGCGAAGTCTTTGGTCGGAAATCGGTTCGTCGCGGGGCTCCTGTCGCCCGAGCGGCGGATGCCGATGACCTGGGGCACGCTGCAACCCGTGATCGTTTTTCCCGCCGACTTCAATGACTGGTCCCCCGAGCGGCGCCGACTGGTGATGCTTCACGAGCTGGCCCACGTGCGTCGCTGCGATTGCCTGTTTCAGATTCTGGCGCAGGTCATGCGAGCCTGGCATTGGTTCAATCCGCTTGCGTGGTGGGCGTTGCGGCAGCTCCGTCTCGAGCAAGAACAGGCATGCGATGATTTCGTGCTGAACCACGGCGCGAACGCCGCGGATTATGCCACCGATCTATTGTCGATCACGGCCAGCCTAGACGATTACCCGTGGGATTCGGCGGTGGCGCTGGCGATGAATCGAACCACCAGGCTCGAACGCCGGTTGCAATCGATCCTCGATCAAACTCGCAATCGCCGGCCGCTGACCAAGGCGATCGTCGTGCTCTCAACCATCGTGGTCGTCGGCGTCTTCCTGGGCGTTGCCGGAACTCGGCGTGCGGTGGTTCAGGCGGCCCCGCTCGACCCTCCGTCAGCGCTAGCCCCCGCGCAGAACGAAGCCACGTCTGGGCCGCCGCTTAAATTCACTACCACAACGCCGCAATCGAAGACGGTCACGATTACGCAGCCCTACGTTGGTCATATCAATTCGCAGCGGCACATCAACGTGCGAGCGTTGGAGAAAGGCTATCTCGAAGCGATCTCCGTCAAGGAAGGGCAGTTCGTCAAGAAAGGGGATTTGCTGTTCAAGGTCATCCCAGGCCTCCATCAGAAAAAAGTCGATGTCGAACTGGCGGAACTGAAGCGCGCCCGCATCGAGTACGACTACAACCAAAAGCTGCACAACGACAAAGTCGTGTCGCAAAACGAGGTCGATGTACACAAGCTCAAACTCGATAAGGCGCAGGCCCAAGTCGATCTGGTGACCGCCCGATTGGACTTTGCCTCGGTGAAAGCCCCCTTCGACGGCCTCATCGACCGACTACTGTTTCAGGAGGGGAGCCTGGTACTCGAAGGCGAGGTCCTCACGACCATGTCCGACAACAGCGGAGTGCGGGTGTACTTCAATGTCCCCGAGGCTCGCTACCTCGACTACATGCAAGATCCGCACAAGGAAGTTTGGAAGATCGAACTCCGGCTGGCTAATGGCACAAGATTTCCGCACGCTGGCGAGCTGGGCGCGATCGAAGCCGACTTTAACAATGCCAGCGGCAACATCCCCTTCCGCGCGGACTTCCCCAACCCAAAACGGCTGCTGCGCCACGGCCAAGCCGGCACGATCTTGATGAGCCGTGAATTGAAAGACGCACTCATCATCCCGGCGCGCGCCACGTTCGAAGTTCTCGGCAAGCGGTACGTTTACGTCATCGACGAAAACAACATCGCCCACCAGCGCGAGATCACGATCCGAAGCGAAACCGAGGACGGCTTCGTGATCGACAAGGGACTCGCCACGCACGACCGCATCCTGCTGGAAGGAATCCGCAACGTGCATGATGGTGAGAAGGTGTCCCTCTAG
- a CDS encoding BlaI/MecI/CopY family transcriptional regulator: protein MVKRGEPPLSRRERQIMDVIYAKGQATALEVTDSLVDGPGKTAIRTLLRILEEKGHLTHEQVGQTYVYRPTHAREVAGPSALKRILEIFFGGSLEQAVAAHLSETENDLDDQELKRLIDLVQSARKSRKGDKT, encoded by the coding sequence ATGGTCAAACGCGGCGAACCACCTCTCAGCCGGCGCGAGCGGCAGATCATGGACGTGATCTACGCCAAGGGGCAGGCGACGGCGCTCGAAGTCACGGACTCGTTGGTCGACGGCCCCGGCAAGACGGCCATTCGCACCCTGCTCCGCATTCTGGAAGAGAAGGGGCACCTCACGCACGAACAGGTCGGCCAGACTTACGTCTATCGCCCCACGCATGCGCGCGAGGTCGCCGGCCCCTCGGCGCTCAAGCGCATTCTCGAAATTTTCTTCGGCGGCTCGTTAGAACAAGCCGTCGCGGCCCACCTCAGCGAGACGGAAAACGACCTCGACGATCAAGAACTGAAGCGACTCATCGACCTGGTACAAAGCGCAAGAAAATCGCGCAAGGGTGACAAAACATGA
- a CDS encoding PEP-CTERM sorting domain-containing protein: MRTLFGGCACVALVLGGMNPSTASATTLFDLINSSGSISVGTLTFSGFSYLGTGDMPNSANVTVSAYTDPVTMDVGLKFEGSFFDSPTSGGSDALIDFQVAENDNTHLVTGATLAGDPSVTPLGATANGVVSVTETFLPTDPSLTLTIFASAQNGVAGPTQSSDSGSFATGHSLVFVQKDVLSFNADPNGSGTPGLTFITQTFHQGNNIPEPSTVIMLGTAMVGMALHQWRRRRS, from the coding sequence ATGAGAACTCTTTTCGGCGGCTGCGCGTGCGTGGCCTTGGTCCTCGGCGGCATGAACCCGAGCACCGCATCAGCCACGACGCTGTTCGACCTGATCAATAGCAGCGGGTCGATCTCGGTCGGTACGCTGACCTTCAGCGGCTTTTCCTATCTCGGCACGGGTGATATGCCAAACTCGGCGAACGTCACCGTCAGCGCCTACACCGATCCGGTCACGATGGATGTTGGCTTGAAGTTCGAAGGCTCGTTCTTCGACTCGCCCACCAGCGGTGGATCGGATGCCTTGATCGATTTTCAAGTCGCGGAAAACGACAACACACATTTGGTCACGGGGGCCACGTTGGCGGGCGACCCTTCCGTCACCCCGCTCGGCGCAACGGCCAATGGCGTGGTCAGCGTCACCGAAACCTTTCTGCCGACTGATCCCAGCCTGACCCTCACGATTTTTGCTAGCGCCCAAAACGGCGTTGCCGGACCGACGCAGTCGAGCGACAGTGGTTCCTTCGCCACCGGGCATAGCCTGGTGTTCGTGCAGAAGGACGTTCTCTCGTTCAATGCCGATCCCAATGGCAGCGGCACTCCGGGACTGACGTTCATCACGCAGACGTTCCATCAGGGAAACAACATTCCCGAGCCATCGACCGTGATCATGCTCGGCACGGCCATGGTCGGCATGGCACTGCACCAGTGGCGCCGTCGCCGCAGCTAA
- a CDS encoding IS5 family transposase produces the protein MASAQMPDEFMEELEAHLPPEQSVGPRGGRPPIAHAVVMRVIWFVLCSGCRWEDVPAEMDCSGRTAHRRLRQWEALGIWDRLHMHLLKLLRKHGQLDPHVTIVDSVIVRAMGGGDDTGPSPVDRRKLGTKHTLLVDRHGIPMAIRTASPNTSDQTQILPIVLDFPAVGGKPGRPKQLPDEVFADRGYDSDDTRHLLRWLGIEPFIARRKTAHGSGLGKIRWVVERTISWLKGLRRMRVRYDRLEIIQAAWNTLAASVICFRIAHHDCVL, from the coding sequence ATGGCCAGCGCTCAGATGCCGGACGAATTTATGGAGGAACTGGAAGCTCATCTGCCGCCGGAACAATCGGTCGGCCCTCGTGGTGGTCGCCCACCGATCGCACACGCCGTGGTGATGCGGGTCATCTGGTTTGTGCTGTGTAGCGGCTGCCGCTGGGAGGACGTGCCGGCCGAGATGGACTGCTCGGGCCGCACTGCTCATCGTCGCTTGCGGCAGTGGGAAGCGCTGGGAATCTGGGATCGGCTGCATATGCACTTGCTCAAGTTGTTGCGCAAGCATGGCCAGCTCGATCCGCACGTAACAATCGTCGATAGTGTGATCGTGCGTGCGATGGGGGGCGGTGATGACACAGGTCCGAGTCCGGTCGACCGACGAAAACTGGGCACAAAACACACGTTGCTCGTCGACCGACATGGCATACCGATGGCGATTCGTACCGCTTCGCCCAACACCAGTGACCAGACTCAGATCCTGCCGATCGTGCTGGACTTTCCGGCCGTGGGCGGCAAACCGGGCCGACCGAAGCAACTTCCGGACGAAGTCTTCGCCGACCGAGGGTACGACAGCGACGACACCCGCCACCTGCTGCGCTGGCTGGGCATCGAACCGTTCATCGCTCGACGCAAAACAGCTCACGGCAGCGGCCTCGGCAAGATTCGTTGGGTCGTCGAGCGAACGATCAGTTGGCTGAAAGGATTGCGTCGAATGCGAGTGCGGTATGATCGATTGGAAATCATCCAGGCCGCCTGGAACACTCTGGCTGCCTCTGTCATCTGTTTCCGAATCGCTCATCACGATTGTGTTTTATAA
- the tatC gene encoding twin-arginine translocase subunit TatC, with translation MTPKPNEDLFQDTTMTFGEHLEELRSALFKALLGLLAGCLIGLFVGDYMVELILKPLEGALETYYAATSVVKYNEWAELRREKNLPVPYSPEQIKQLVNRDHMLFDIVYVDPRQAWQEATRINPQWIGKLPAAAEPDLAAVAAPPEKQDTPQEAPEIIAGLAPVLMFHPGAEDDRVHAKSFSFPEMFTIWLKACLVVGTIISSPWVFYQIWNFVASGLYPHEKKYVHMFLPFSLGLFLLGAATAYIFVFKPVLGFLLTFNSSLGVDPDPRISEWLGFVLLLPLGFGISFQLPLVMLFLDRIGIFNVRSYMEKWRIAVLVIFIISAILTPADPYSILFMAVPLTFLYFGGVLLCHFLPKHTSAT, from the coding sequence ATGACGCCCAAACCCAACGAAGATCTGTTTCAAGATACCACGATGACCTTCGGGGAACACCTCGAAGAGTTGCGCTCCGCGCTCTTCAAGGCGCTCTTGGGTTTACTCGCGGGCTGCTTGATCGGGCTGTTCGTGGGCGACTACATGGTCGAGCTGATTCTCAAGCCGCTCGAAGGCGCGCTCGAGACCTATTACGCCGCCACGTCGGTTGTGAAATACAACGAATGGGCCGAGCTGCGCCGCGAGAAAAATCTACCGGTGCCCTACTCGCCGGAACAAATCAAGCAGTTGGTCAATCGCGACCACATGCTGTTCGACATCGTCTATGTCGATCCGCGCCAAGCCTGGCAGGAAGCCACGCGCATCAATCCGCAATGGATCGGCAAGCTCCCCGCGGCCGCTGAACCGGACCTAGCCGCCGTAGCGGCGCCGCCCGAGAAACAGGACACGCCACAGGAAGCCCCCGAGATCATCGCCGGGCTGGCCCCCGTCCTGATGTTTCACCCCGGCGCCGAGGACGACCGCGTTCACGCGAAGAGCTTCAGCTTTCCCGAGATGTTCACCATCTGGTTGAAGGCCTGTTTGGTCGTCGGCACGATTATCTCGAGTCCGTGGGTCTTTTATCAGATATGGAACTTCGTCGCGTCCGGGCTCTACCCGCACGAGAAGAAATACGTCCACATGTTCTTGCCGTTCAGCCTGGGCCTGTTCCTGCTCGGCGCGGCCACGGCCTATATCTTCGTCTTCAAGCCGGTGCTGGGCTTTCTGTTGACCTTCAACAGCAGCCTGGGCGTCGATCCCGATCCGCGCATCAGCGAATGGCTGGGCTTTGTGCTGCTATTGCCGCTAGGCTTCGGCATCAGCTTTCAATTGCCGCTGGTGATGCTGTTCCTCGACCGGATCGGCATCTTCAACGTCCGCTCGTACATGGAAAAGTGGCGCATCGCGGTCCTGGTGATCTTCATCATCTCGGCCATCCTCACGCCAGCCGACCCGTACAGCATCCTGTTCATGGCGGTGCCGCTGACGTTCCTCTACTTCGGCGGCGTGCTACTGTGCCACTTTCTGCCGAAGCACACGAGCGCGACCTAA
- a CDS encoding type I phosphomannose isomerase catalytic subunit, with amino-acid sequence MTSLYPLRFQPLFRHYLWGGDKLRTLLGKSCDEQSTCAESWEICDRGADQSRVAVGPLTGKSLGELVATHGGALLGRHAPQPRFPLLWKFLDAQQKLSVQVHPDDARAARLLPPDLGKNEAWVVMHAEPGSLIYAGLKRGFDRAALEREISRGTCELCLHSFAPQVGDCVFLPAGVVHAIGNGLLVAEIQQASDTTWRLFDWNRVGPDGQPRTLHLAEALEAIDYQAGPITPARPSATENPQRERLVSCDKFVLDRWRLTTSQDLPDDDRCHILTVVEGAVTVTGDAAEVPLKFGETLLVPAQRPATSMIPRASAIILDAYLP; translated from the coding sequence ATGACCTCGCTTTATCCGCTGCGATTTCAGCCCTTGTTTCGGCATTACCTATGGGGAGGCGACAAGCTGCGCACACTGTTGGGCAAATCGTGCGACGAGCAATCGACGTGCGCCGAAAGCTGGGAGATCTGTGATCGTGGCGCGGATCAGAGCCGGGTTGCCGTCGGGCCGCTCACCGGGAAGTCATTGGGCGAGCTAGTTGCGACGCACGGCGGCGCGCTGTTGGGCCGGCATGCGCCGCAGCCGCGTTTTCCGTTGCTATGGAAGTTTCTCGATGCGCAGCAGAAGCTGTCCGTGCAGGTTCATCCGGATGATGCACGCGCGGCGCGACTCTTGCCACCGGATCTTGGCAAGAACGAGGCGTGGGTCGTGATGCACGCCGAACCGGGGAGTTTGATCTATGCCGGCCTGAAGCGTGGATTCGATCGCGCGGCGCTGGAACGGGAGATCTCGCGCGGGACTTGCGAGCTGTGTCTGCACAGTTTCGCGCCTCAAGTAGGCGATTGCGTGTTTTTGCCGGCCGGCGTCGTTCACGCGATTGGCAATGGCTTGCTGGTGGCCGAGATTCAACAAGCGAGCGACACGACGTGGCGGCTGTTCGACTGGAATCGCGTGGGCCCGGACGGTCAGCCGCGCACGCTGCACCTGGCCGAGGCGCTCGAGGCGATCGATTATCAGGCGGGACCGATAACACCGGCGCGACCCAGCGCAACAGAGAATCCACAGCGCGAACGGTTGGTGTCGTGCGATAAGTTTGTGCTCGATCGCTGGCGCCTAACGACGTCGCAAGATTTGCCGGATGACGATCGCTGTCACATTCTCACGGTCGTCGAGGGCGCGGTGACCGTGACCGGCGACGCGGCCGAGGTGCCTTTGAAATTCGGCGAGACGTTGCTCGTGCCCGCCCAGCGCCCTGCGACCTCAATGATTCCCCGGGCGAGCGCGATTATTCTGGACGCCTATTTGCCGTAG
- a CDS encoding carboxymuconolactone decarboxylase family protein, with translation MTTRANYSRVNHGAFEALSAVNKQLTPLDPKLRALVELRVSQINGCVYCVDLHSNQARGNGETQQRLDCLCVWQECPFFDEAERAALGWAESLTYVSQTHAPDAAYEALGPHFSEQQIVDLSLVVATMNAWNRLAIGHRSMPPKRSP, from the coding sequence ATGACAACACGAGCCAACTATAGCCGCGTCAATCATGGGGCCTTCGAGGCATTGTCGGCTGTCAACAAGCAACTCACTCCGCTCGATCCCAAATTGCGGGCGCTCGTCGAGTTGCGTGTGTCGCAGATCAACGGCTGCGTCTACTGTGTCGATCTGCATTCGAATCAGGCGCGGGGAAATGGCGAAACGCAGCAGCGATTGGATTGCCTGTGCGTCTGGCAGGAATGCCCCTTCTTCGACGAGGCCGAACGCGCGGCGCTCGGTTGGGCTGAATCGCTGACCTACGTGTCGCAGACGCATGCCCCGGACGCGGCGTATGAGGCACTCGGACCGCACTTTTCCGAGCAGCAGATCGTGGACTTGTCGCTGGTCGTCGCGACGATGAACGCTTGGAACCGCCTGGCGATCGGGCACCGGTCGATGCCGCCGAAACGATCGCCCTAA
- a CDS encoding pseudouridine synthase, which produces MKRSRGAQKTGLPPRPAGGKAKGDAATEHEAEMRLQKHMARAGVGSRRQCEALIAEGRVQIDGRTITELGTKVAAGQQVAVDGVPLGNARLVHYLVNKPTGVVSTNFDPSGRPRVIDMLPNVSERLFTVGRLDMSSEGLILLTNDGELANRLAHPRYGVEKTYLVQVAGSPDQEVLASLRRGVHLAEGLARATSVRVKKSLQQSTLLEIVLSEGKNREIRRILAKVGHKVVRLRRIAIGPLRLGELATGEFRRITPEELLALRAHRRVRAKGSKRSAASARPHLRPGGTREPAAAVAAPVKKPARENYGTVILPEDDRPADSRTADSRPARPAKAARPAKFSARPGKFAARPDKGAHGGRGKSTERRGKSSGQSGDGARAGKPSRPAKGVRGEKSGFKPAQGGLATKPRTGTGSKLRRKHKGRRG; this is translated from the coding sequence ATGAAACGTTCGCGCGGCGCACAAAAGACGGGTCTTCCGCCACGGCCGGCCGGTGGAAAAGCAAAAGGCGATGCCGCGACCGAGCATGAAGCAGAAATGCGCCTGCAAAAGCACATGGCCCGAGCCGGCGTCGGCAGCCGCCGTCAGTGCGAAGCGCTGATCGCCGAAGGACGCGTGCAGATCGACGGGCGAACCATCACCGAATTGGGGACGAAGGTCGCCGCCGGGCAGCAAGTTGCCGTCGACGGCGTGCCGTTGGGCAACGCGCGGCTGGTGCATTACCTGGTCAACAAGCCGACCGGCGTGGTGTCAACCAATTTCGATCCTTCCGGGCGGCCGCGCGTGATCGATATGCTGCCGAACGTTTCCGAGCGGCTGTTCACCGTCGGGCGGCTCGACATGTCGAGCGAAGGCTTGATCCTATTGACCAACGACGGGGAACTTGCCAATCGCCTGGCCCATCCGCGCTACGGTGTCGAAAAGACTTACCTTGTGCAGGTCGCCGGCTCGCCCGATCAGGAAGTGTTGGCGTCATTGCGGCGCGGCGTCCACTTGGCCGAAGGCTTGGCACGGGCCACGAGCGTGCGCGTGAAAAAGAGTTTGCAGCAAAGCACGCTGTTGGAAATCGTCTTGAGCGAAGGGAAGAACCGAGAGATTCGCCGCATCCTGGCGAAGGTCGGGCATAAGGTGGTACGGCTGCGTCGTATTGCGATTGGCCCTTTGCGGTTGGGGGAATTGGCCACCGGGGAATTTCGGCGTATCACGCCCGAGGAGCTTCTCGCGCTGCGAGCGCACCGGCGTGTACGCGCGAAGGGGAGCAAACGCTCGGCCGCCAGCGCTCGGCCACACTTGCGCCCCGGCGGAACGCGCGAGCCGGCTGCTGCCGTGGCGGCGCCGGTGAAAAAGCCTGCACGCGAAAACTATGGCACGGTGATATTACCGGAGGATGACCGACCTGCGGATTCGCGAACTGCCGATTCTCGGCCGGCGCGTCCGGCGAAAGCAGCGCGGCCTGCGAAGTTCTCGGCGCGCCCCGGTAAATTCGCGGCGCGGCCGGATAAGGGAGCGCATGGAGGTAGGGGTAAGTCGACTGAGCGGCGTGGTAAATCGTCGGGGCAGTCCGGTGACGGAGCTCGTGCCGGGAAGCCGTCACGCCCCGCCAAGGGCGTGCGTGGTGAGAAGTCAGGGTTTAAACCAGCGCAAGGGGGACTTGCAACCAAGCCTCGAACGGGGACGGGTTCGAAATTGCGCCGCAAACATAAAGGAAGGCGTGGCTGA
- a CDS encoding dihydroorotate dehydrogenase electron transfer subunit gives MGLTDAACFADRALYRTVTIRENVQIARGTYRVRFDCPEIARQIVPGQFLMMRLTGCNDPLLGRPLAFYDTVLANDGTPVGLDVVYLVVGKFTGRLAEARSGTSLDVWGPLGNGFAPRPVEHLVMVAGGIGQTPFLALAREYLGSRAFGNPPRRAERAPRVTLCYGARSAEYLAGVADFAALGVCVLTSTDDGSSGKHGLVTDVLSDVIADNSAGTHIVCCGPEPMMHAVAGVAGAAGISCEVSLESPMACGIGICFSCVAKVRDADGGWDYRRTCVEGPVFDAATIEF, from the coding sequence ATGGGGCTCACGGATGCGGCCTGCTTTGCTGATCGGGCGTTGTATCGCACGGTCACGATTCGCGAGAATGTACAGATCGCGCGCGGCACGTATCGGGTGCGCTTCGACTGCCCCGAGATTGCCCGGCAAATCGTGCCTGGTCAATTTCTCATGATGCGGCTCACCGGCTGCAATGATCCGCTGTTGGGGCGACCGCTCGCCTTCTATGACACGGTGCTGGCGAACGATGGGACGCCGGTGGGGCTCGATGTCGTCTATCTGGTGGTCGGAAAGTTCACCGGCCGGCTGGCCGAGGCCCGGTCCGGCACGTCGCTCGATGTCTGGGGACCGTTGGGGAATGGTTTTGCGCCGCGACCGGTCGAACACCTGGTGATGGTCGCCGGCGGTATCGGGCAGACGCCATTTCTGGCGCTCGCGCGCGAGTACCTGGGATCACGAGCGTTCGGAAATCCACCGCGGAGGGCCGAACGAGCGCCGCGCGTCACGCTGTGCTACGGGGCGCGGAGCGCCGAATACCTGGCGGGCGTTGCGGACTTCGCGGCTCTCGGCGTGTGCGTCTTGACCAGCACCGACGATGGCTCGTCCGGCAAGCATGGACTGGTGACCGACGTGCTGAGTGACGTAATCGCCGACAATTCCGCCGGGACGCACATCGTTTGCTGCGGACCGGAGCCGATGATGCACGCGGTGGCGGGCGTTGCCGGAGCGGCTGGGATTTCGTGCGAAGTCAGCCTCGAGTCGCCGATGGCATGCGGCATCGGCATCTGCTTCAGCTGCGTAGCGAAGGTGCGCGACGCCGATGGTGGCTGGGATTATCGCCGCACTTGCGTCGAGGGACCGGTTTTCGACGCGGCCACGATCGAATTCTAA
- a CDS encoding peptidylprolyl isomerase: MTNGFFHRYHSRASLAPLAVAVLTVFSFGQLLAESAQALPIATFDTSLGSFQVELRSDVAPLTVENFINYVDTGAYNNTFIHRSIADFIIQGGGYTANGAPFPYTTIPAHITQNAPVQNEFNLSNTAGTLAMALLSGNPNSATSEWFFNLVDNSSNLDTQNGGFTVFGDVLGNGMSVLDAIAAVPTYNASGIWGGAFANLPLQNFDVNNTTNQITAANLILINSVTITAPEPAAGILLLSGGALVGTGMRLRKRRRQQIQNGRTRHAGDEPVCAKRENS, from the coding sequence ATGACTAACGGATTTTTCCATCGCTATCATTCCCGCGCCTCGCTTGCACCCTTGGCCGTGGCCGTGTTGACCGTTTTCTCGTTCGGTCAACTGCTGGCCGAAAGCGCGCAGGCCCTGCCGATCGCAACGTTCGACACCTCGCTCGGGTCATTCCAGGTGGAATTGCGATCCGACGTGGCGCCGCTGACGGTCGAGAATTTCATCAATTACGTCGACACCGGCGCGTACAACAACACGTTCATTCATCGCTCGATTGCGGACTTCATCATTCAAGGGGGTGGGTACACCGCCAACGGCGCGCCGTTCCCCTACACGACGATCCCCGCGCACATCACGCAAAACGCTCCGGTCCAGAACGAATTCAATCTTTCAAACACGGCCGGCACACTTGCCATGGCGCTCTTGAGTGGCAATCCCAACAGCGCCACCAGCGAATGGTTTTTCAACTTGGTCGATAACTCGTCGAACCTCGACACCCAGAACGGCGGATTCACGGTTTTCGGCGACGTGCTCGGCAATGGCATGAGTGTGCTCGATGCGATTGCCGCCGTGCCGACTTACAACGCCAGCGGCATCTGGGGTGGCGCGTTTGCGAACCTGCCACTGCAGAATTTCGACGTCAATAACACTACCAATCAGATCACGGCGGCTAACCTGATCTTGATCAACAGCGTCACGATTACTGCGCCCGAGCCGGCCGCAGGGATCTTGCTACTTTCGGGAGGCGCACTCGTAGGAACCGGGATGCGCCTTCGCAAACGTCGTCGTCAGCAGATACAAAACGGCAGAACGCGGCACGCAGGAGACGAGCCGGTCTGTGCGAAAAGGGAAAATTCCTAA
- a CDS encoding RNA polymerase sigma factor, with protein MNISIQANPPVKAPHAEVEDRDLAVRLARGDARALEQLIERYQRRVAGLAARLLAWADGAEDVTQSVFLAAWRRRAQFRHEARLWTYLATITVNTCRSLQRRRWLEQSVRKWIAPLKRQADGPSYQQLMVNEKSELVRAAVARLPQTYREAVVLRYLEGMSIREVASLLGIKRNAVEARLSRARKLLETSLAPMCEE; from the coding sequence ATGAACATCAGCATCCAGGCTAACCCGCCCGTGAAAGCGCCCCACGCGGAGGTTGAGGACCGCGATCTGGCGGTGCGGCTCGCTCGCGGCGATGCGAGGGCGCTCGAACAGTTGATTGAACGTTACCAGCGGCGGGTGGCCGGTCTGGCGGCGCGACTGCTGGCCTGGGCCGATGGAGCAGAGGACGTGACGCAGTCGGTGTTTCTGGCGGCCTGGCGCAGGCGGGCCCAATTTCGGCACGAGGCACGATTATGGACGTACCTGGCAACCATTACGGTCAACACTTGCAGGTCTTTGCAGCGCAGACGATGGCTCGAGCAGAGCGTGCGCAAATGGATCGCACCATTGAAGCGGCAGGCCGATGGACCGAGTTATCAGCAGTTAATGGTGAACGAGAAATCAGAATTAGTCCGAGCGGCCGTCGCTCGGCTACCGCAAACTTATCGCGAAGCCGTCGTGCTGCGATATCTGGAAGGCATGAGTATCCGGGAAGTTGCGTCTCTATTGGGTATCAAGCGGAACGCCGTGGAAGCGCGTTTGTCTCGCGCGCGGAAACTACTCGAGACATCGTTGGCTCCGATGTGTGAAGAGTGA